gcttgacgagtggtgtttTGGTCTGCACCTGCgatcggaaccagcaaaccctgggctgccaaagtggagtgtgcgaacttaaccactgtgccaccaggccggccccataaaaaatttttttaagcacAAATAAGATGGAGGGAAAGGAATTAGGCAAAAGAAAAGCCGAATTGGTTTTGTAGAATCTTGTACGCTTAAAGCCAACAAGCTTCTAACCTGATTTCCTCCCTTGTGTTTCAGGTCACAAGAAGAACAGATTAAAAATGCTATTGATAAACTTTTTGTGTTGTTTGGAGCAGAAATACTGAAGAAGATTCCGGGCCGCGTCTCCACGGAAGTAGATGCCAGGTAAGGACACGGGGCCACTGCGGGCTGATGGGTTGGGGCCAAAGCATCTGCTTGGGCCGTGGTTTCTCACATGGTGCCAAGTGTTCCGGAGGCCTGCTCCTGTCTGAGAAGCCGTGGCTGGTGCTGCCTGTTGAGCAATTCGTCTCCAGCCCGTGTTCTGGTGTCAATCCCGCGAAGGAACATGATGGACCGTGGGGTCCTAAGTTGCTCCCTGAGCGAGGGTGTGCCAGGGTTAGGGCTCAGGGCTGGCTTGGGGTCCTGCCCCCGCTTCCTGAGGTGAGTGCTCTTTGTCACGGCCCCTTGCTCTCGCAGGCTCTCCTTTGACAAGGACGCCATGGTGGCCCGTGCCAAGCGCCTCATCGAGCTCTACAAGGAAGCTGGGATCAGCAAGGAGCGGATTCTAATAAAGCTGTCGTCAACCTGGGAAGGCATTCAGGCTGGAAAGTAAGTGTCCCCCCTGAGGAGTGCGCTGTCGGGAATTCTGCCTCTACTCCGGGGGTAAGGACCTTGCGGCTGCAGGCAAGTTGGACCTGCAGTCCTGGGGGGCCAAGAGTGAGGGACACAGCCCATAGCTCAAATGAGTCTCCTCACCACCACCCAGAGGAAAGCAAAGTCCCTGTGAGAGAGCCACAGCTGCTGCCTGTCCCCCACCCTGCCCACATCCGCGCGTGCTGACACCGGCACTTCATCAAGAACACATTATTCCTGCACCAAACATATGCCCAGTGccgaagacagagaaaaatgcgAAAATAGGCCATCTCCTGTGATGTTCTCACCCAGAAGGAGCTGACACCAGCAATGCTTGACCAACCATGTGGGAGCGGTTCATTTCACGCCATCTGTCCGTGCGTTCACTTGTTCCACGTCCCCCAGCAACCACGAGCCTCCTCTCCGTGTCTGGATGTGCCTCTTGTGGACATTTCCCATAAAGGGTCATTGGACACGAGGCCTGGTGCCTGGCGTCCCTCGCTGAGCACGTTTCTAAGGTTCACACGTGTCATGGTGCGTGTCAGGGCCGTGTTCCTTTTAAGGCTAATCCTCCACTGTGTGTCCACACCGCATTTTGCATGTCCGTTCATCCTTCAGTGGACACGTGGTGCTTTCTGCCTTTGGGGCTGTCACggataatgctgctgtaaacatctgtgtacaCATCTTCCGCCAGTTAGGATGGGGTGCATCCTGATGAACCCATCGTAAGTTAAAAATGCATTcagtcctgggggccagcccggtggcgcagtggtcaagttcgcacattctgcttcggcaaaCCCAGggttcagtggtttggatcccaggtgcagacctacacaccgcttggtaagccatactgtggcaggcattcccacatataaagtagaggaagatgggtacggatgtcagctcagggccagtcttcctcagcaaaaagaggaggattggcagcagatgttagctcagggctaatcttcctcaaaaaaccccaacaaaaaaCGCATTCAGTCCAGCTGAGCTCCTGAGTGTCCTTAGCTTAGCTTCACCTACCTTCACTGTGCTCAGAGCACTTCGCTTAGCCTGCAGGTGGGCGGGATCCTCTCGCACAAAGCCTGCTGTATAACAGTGTGGACTGTCCCACGTGATGGGTTGAGCACTGTCCTGACGGGAAGGCCACCCAGCGGTCGGTATCGATTGTTCATGCTCGTGATTGGGGCTGACGAGCTATGCTCGCTGCTGCTGCCCAGCGTCATGAGAGGTTCAGGCCGCACATCGCTAGCCCGGGAAAGGATCAAAATTCAAACTTTGAaatacagtttctactgaatgtatATTGCTTTTGCActatcataaattttaaaaaattgtagggctggcccctgagccagtggttacgttcacgcactgcacttcggcggcccagggtttcactggttcagatcccaggcagagacatggcaccactcatcaggccgcgctgaggtggcgtcccacatagcagagccagaaggacctacaactagagtatacaactatgtactgggggctttggggagaaggaggggaaaaaaaaaagattggcaattagctcaggtgccaatctttaaaaaaaactgcaaGCCAGAGACCACCTGTGTGAGTTTCCGTGCAGACGTGTGCTCTCTCGTGGGCACATGCCTAGGCGTGGAGTGCTGGGTCACAAGGTCCTCAGTGTTCACTGTGGAGTTGCTTCAGACTGTTTCCCACCGTGTCTGCCATCTGCTGACTCACACTGGGAGTGTAGGCTCTGTGATCTcgcttcttttgtttttgtttttgtttttgttttttttttgaggaagattagccctgagctaacatctgctgccaatcctcctctttttgctgaggaagactggccctgagctaacatccgtgcccatcttcctctactttatatgtgggatgcctaccacagcatggcttgccaagcggtgccttgtctgcacccgggatccaaaccagcgaaccccaggccgccgaagctgaaCATGCACACTtgacctctgcaccactgggctggccctgtggcctcgCTTCTTGAACACTCCAGTGACCCACAGCGGAGATGCCTCTGAAACCGTCCCCTAGGATGGGAGCCTGTGCTGGACGGGCCTGAGCAGAGGCTCAGCTGTCACACCCTGCACCCCAGCGTGGCAGAGTGTGGCCATTGCCCTGTCCTCGGGTGGACCGTGATAAGCTTCCTACAGGACCGGCAGCAGCCTGGGGCCCCTCGTGGTCAGGGCTCCTCTCTGAGGGTGGAGTGCCGTGGGCTTGTTGCAGGGTGGCCCGGGAAGGATGAGGACaagcagggggcaggggagggtggaACAGGGCAGGAGGGCACTGCAGTCAGGATGACTCGGGGACCTCCAGCCCGGCGAGTTGTGTGAGGAGGTGAGGGGCCAGGGCCCCAGCTGCTGGTGCGGGTCAGGCCAGGGAGACCTGCTGGCTCTCAGGGGACCTCTCTTGCCGTCGCCTTTGTTTTGAAATGGGGGATCTGATGAAGAAAGTTCCGGTCACCTATGACCCACGGGCTGAGGAGAAGTGTGGTGAGTGGGCCAGCTTTGCTCTCGACGGAGGGGCAGCCCTCTCCACCTCTCCAATCATGAATCCCGAGCATCGTCCCATGTTAAAACGACAGGTGCTCACGAGCAGCCCTGAGTGGGACGCCAGCCACTGGCCATGGTCCCTCAGGTCCCTGCCACGCTCATGCCCACCCCATCCCTGTCCCCATCCCTGCAGGGAGCTCGAGGAGCAGCACGGCATCCACTGCAACATGACACTGCTGTTCTCCTTCGCCCAGGCTGTGGCCTGTGCCGAGGCGGGGGTGACGCTCATCTCCCCCTTCGTGGGGCGCATCCTCGATTGGCATGTGGCAAATACGGACAAGAAATCGTACGAGCCCCTGGAGGACCCCGGTGAGTTGCCCTTTGAGGTACCGGGGCCAGGGGAGTGGCTCCAGCAGCACCGCTGAGGCTGAGTGAGGAGCCTGTGCTGTCTGCTCCCAGAGCCAGGCTGGGGTGCGCTGGGTGTGGGGTCAGATGGGGGCACGGGGTCGCATGGACGTGGGGTCGGATGGGCGAGGGTTCAGACAAGGGTGCGGGGTTGGGTGGGTGCAGGGTCAGGCAGGGGCACGGGGTCAGATGGGGGCATAGGGTCACGTGGGGGTGCGGGGTCAGGTCGGGGCGCAGAGTTGGGTGGGTGCGGGCTCAGATGGGGTGGCAGCACCGGGCAGCGCAGCAGGGACTCTGCCTTGGCTGTCCAGGAGGCCGTCCTGGAACATGGTACGTGTCCTCCCAGGAGTGAAGAGCGTCACCAAGATCTACAACTACTACAAGAAGTTTGGCTACAAGACCATCGTCATGGGCGCCTCCTTCCGCAACACGGGGGAGATCAAAGCGCTGGCAGGCTGCGACTTCCTCACCATCTCGCCCAAGCTTCTGGGCGAGCTGCTCAAGGACAGCACCAAGCTGGCGCCCGTGCTCTCAGCCAAGGCGGGTATGCCCCCGGGCCCCCCCTCTTTGGGCCGCTGCCAGGACCTCGGTACCTTGGTCACCCCAGGGTGCAGGAGACAGAGCTGAGCAAAGTGCAGCCGAGGGGTGGGGTCACCAGCTGGGGCTCAGGCAGCCTGTGTCTCACCTGCAACGTGGGAGATGCCGGGCAGTGAGGGCTCAGGGCTCCCCTCtgtcctcccccagcccaggccagcaACCTGGAGAAGATCCACCTGGACGAGAAGGCCTTCCGCTGGCTGCACAACGAGGACCAGATGGCCGTGGAGAAGCTCTCGGACGGGATCCGGAAGTTTGCTGCAGACGCCGTGAAGCTGGAGCGGATGCTGACGGTGAGTGCCCCAGGGTGAAGTCGGGGCAGAGTGGAACTTTTGTGGGGACCCCCGGTGTTTCTCCTCCTCTGGCAGCCTGGGCAGTGCCTGTCAGTGGACTCTGCCGCCCTGTGTGATCTTAAGGGCAGTGTCTGCTGGATGTGGTCGTAGGATTGCTGGGACCCTGCCTTGGGGCAGACCCAgcagcctgcctccctcctccgaGGTGCGGAaatgggggggttgggggggttgTGCGCTGCCTGGCTGTGCTCCTGGCACCACTCGTGCTCTCCCTCTCTAGGAACGGATGTTCAGCGCAGAGAATGGAAAGTAGTGTGGCGCCTGAGGCTGGACCGCAGACCGTGCTGTCTGTGAATTGGGGTCTGATTGCACATGCCTTGCAATGAATCTTGCATTTTTTACCAATTGGAGCAGGGACGGATCAtagatttctgattttatgtaaaattttgcCTAATGCATTAAAGCTGTCACTTTTCCCGTGCCGTTTCATATCACTGGCCCCGTCTCCTTGCCCCCTGGGCAGTTGGTGCCCAGCTGTTGGCTGCAACCTGGGCTCCACAAGACAGGATTGGGTCAAGAGCACCACAAGGGCACCTAGTCAGGTGACACAGGCACTTTCAGCCCCTCGCCTCAGGCACAAGCTGCCGCTCGCCcactgccaggcactgtgacCTGGGAGCCCAGGAGGCCTTTGACTTTGGAGGTGGGGACTGCCCTGAGCAATTCGGTGCCCAGAGCCCCTGATGGCCCTCAGGCCCATAGGGTGTGCTGTGGAGTTGGGGGCAGGGGCGTCCCAGGGCCCCTGGAGTCAAAGCTGCACACAGCTTCCTGGTTATATGGTTGCcaaggccagcccctccctcttgCTTTAGGAACAACTCTTCCTGCCTCTTGTCCAGGTGCTGGCCAGGCCGGCCTTCCACGGGATGCCAGGTTCCGGGATGGGGGCACCTCATGGGGATGGCCCTGCCTTGTGGGGATGGCGCCACCTCGTGGGGATGGCACTGGCCACCAGCTTAGAAACCAAGATGTTCTGGATACACCTCTTAAACCCAGAGCGATGGGTGTGGCACAGCTGGTTAAGAGACACCTTTACTACCTTTTGGACTTTGCATGTGACCTGCTGCACTGGGAagggccccttcctcctcccctccctaaGAGCCCCTGCCAAGCCCAGACTCCAGCTGCCCACAGCTTTCTGCAGGCACATCAGGCACCAGGCACAACAGGTGAGCAGGGCCTCCCACCGCCCTGCCCATTTTCTGGAGCAGCCTCCTGGCCACTCTCCCCAAGGGCAGGGGCAGCACTGCAGATAGCACAAGCTCTGGGGACAAGGCCTACCGTGGGCTGGGCCACCTCAGGTACCCCAGCCTGGCCCTCCTGGGCAGGTTCAGCCCATCCAGGGTGCTGAGGGGGCCGCCTTGGGGTGGGTGGCGGATGGGGCATGTCACATCACTGGGGTCAGCTGGGGTGTCTAAGAGTGGTGGGCAGGGCTTCACCCTCTGTCGAGTCCCTCCTAGCCCTCAGCTGCCTGGTGGGATGGCGCCAAGTCTTCTCCCCAAGCTGGTCAACGGGCTACATCCTAGGACATGGAGGTATCAGGATGAAGGCTGGGTCAGTGCAGGTGTGACTGTGGACATAACTGACAGACACTGAGCCCACTCACGTCTGCAGTCCAGTGATTTACAAGCCGTAAAGCCGTGCAGCCACTAGCTTTAGAACCTTCCCATCCCCCAAAAAGGCGACATCACGGTCATCTGCACGTTCCTTCCACAAAGACCTACTGCACTAGCATTTTCTGGATGTTTCTTATTAATGAAGTCACATGTGGTcctttatgtctggcttcttttgctcagcatgacgttttcaaggttcacccatgttgtagaatgttacaatttctttcctttttatggccaaataataatACCCCACTGTATGGATACTAACATCGTCCATTAACAAGAGTACCCCATTCATGGGAGCTGCCGCTTGGTTTCCCCTTCGTTACTGTGAATGATGTTGCTGGGAACATCCATGCACCATTTTTGTGGGgttgtaagtttttatttctcttgggtagatgtCAGACTCTGTTTTAAACATGCTAGGCGCGTGGGGAAATCCCAGAGGGCACCTGCACCCACCCCTGCCACCTTCCAGGGTTTtcgttctcctcctcctcccagcctcgTGGGCAGCCCCAGCCCTGTGCCCCGTGCCCTGGACCTGGCGGACCCAGGACTGAGCCGCAGCAGGCACCCATGGAACAGGGCTGGCGGGGCCCTCCGCAGACCCACTCTGCGCCTTAGTCTGGAAGGCTGAGAAGCACAGACCAGAAGCCCTCAGCAAGTGTTACTAGCTCTTCGTAGATGACACAGATAATGACCCTAAGGCAACGTATTTAAAACACCCTTTTGTCCAgaaacatccatcaccacagggTGATAACTGCTGACACGGGGGCTGACCGAGGCCCCGCGGGTGGCTAGCCAGACCCACAGTGTGCAGGGCAGGACAAGGTGTCAGGGGCTCCCAACATCATCTTCCCGGGAAATGCCGACAGGAGGGCACATGTCGGGGCATCTCAGCGTGGTCTACAGAGCAGGAAGGAAGTGGCTTGGGACTTGGAGGGGCAGAATGTGGCAAAGCCAGTGAGGAGGGGAATGGGAAGGTGGGAACACACAAGGGGGCCCGAGTGGCTCCTGGAGGCCTCATCCCAGGGCCTCTGCCCAGGCCAGGCACCCGGGGAGGCTGCGGGGTGACCAGGCTGCACTGGGAGGGAGCCGGCTGGACAGCTGCCTGGCATCCCCAGCAAAGGCCTGGCCAGGGCCTGAGAGATGAGGACTGACTGCCACCCTGGCTGACCCGAGGAGGCCACCCGCGGGGCCTCCTTCCAAGTGGAGCTTATGCTTCTGTCACTTCCACCCTGAAACCTGCAGAGCAGCTGCGCAACTGGGCATGGCCACCGTGTCCTCAGGCCACTTGGGTAGGGCCTGGGTGAGCAGCGCGGTCTTAAGAAGCCCATGGTGTTGTAATCAGTTAAATGTCTTTCTCTCAACATCAGAAAGGCTGCAGTAACAGTGCGTCCACCCTGAGGGCCATCCTGGCCTCACAGGGGGTCGCCATCCTGTTTTGAAACCGTGTACCAGGCAAGGTTAAAATTCAGACAGATCCTTCAGCACCAGCCAGTTTCAGGACCAGGAGCTGGTGGCCACCAGAAGACCCCCTTTCATCTTAGGCGAGTTAAAGTGCTGAGCAAGCTCCAGTCAGCTGGCCCCTCCCCACATGGCCCCCACCAATGCCCAGAGGGGTCGGGGGCAGCACACAGGCCTAGGCACGACCCTCACCACCCAGAAGCAAGCCCCTGGGGCGCAGGTCCAGCTGGCACGTTATCCTGCCTCCTGGGGAGGGTCAGCCTCTGCTCCACCTGGGGGGACAGggacaggcagagaggaaagacacAGCCATCCAGTGCCGGCCCCAGGAAGACCAGACGGGCCAAGACCCCACCCAGGACTCTCCAGAGCCAACTCACTCGACACCACCTCTCCGTGGAACATTCAACCTGGAATTCTTCATGACCGCCCAGGGCCAGCACCTCAGcactctccacctcctccccaggagGACGTGCGGGGGCTGGGAGCCGGCCCTCCCCCAGAGCCTACGCTCCTCAGGGCTGATCCTTGGTGCCCTCCAACAATCCGACCAAGCCAGGTCAGGAGATCTGAGAGCCATTCTCAGAGGCTGTCACAGAGGCGGGGTCCCTGGAGACCTGAGGAGTCCAGCTACCTCTGGGGAACACCTGGGCCGTCTGGAGGTGGCATTGGCAGGTGGGCTGGCTCAGCAGGAAACCACCTCACTTCCTGCAGGACAGGCGCCGGGTCAAAGCTCAGGCACCAGCACCAGGGCATCGCTGCCAACATGGCCCAGCAGAAGGGCCTGTACGAGCCAGGTCCCGCCTGCCGCCTCTCACCGGCTGCCGCAGAGAAAGAGCAGGTTCTGCATGGCCGCAACAGTAGAACTGGCGTTCTGGCCGGTGACAAGGTGGCGGTCCAGCACGACGTGTATGGCATCAGGCTCACTGGCTGCAGGAGGCCCGAGACACAGGCCTTAGGCCACACCACTCACTGGGCTCTGCCTCcagacccacccacccaccctctcAGGGCCGTGAGCTCCTAGCGGACTTGCGCCAATGAGTGGGTCAGCCCGCCTGGATCTCAGCGCTGCCGACCACTGGTGTCCACTGAACCTCAGCTCTAGGTGGCTGGCCTGGCCAGGACCGCCCGCAGGCTGCAGCAGGCAGCCCCACTGTCCCCTGCGAGTGCCGCCCAGCTCACCA
This sequence is a window from Equus caballus isolate H_3958 breed thoroughbred chromosome 12, TB-T2T, whole genome shotgun sequence. Protein-coding genes within it:
- the TALDO1 gene encoding transaldolase codes for the protein MSGSPVKRQRMESALDQLKQFTTVVADTGDFHAIDEYKPQDATTNPSLILAAAQMPAYQELVEEAIAYGKKLGGSQEEQIKNAIDKLFVLFGAEILKKIPGRVSTEVDARLSFDKDAMVARAKRLIELYKEAGISKERILIKLSSTWEGIQAGKELEEQHGIHCNMTLLFSFAQAVACAEAGVTLISPFVGRILDWHVANTDKKSYEPLEDPGVKSVTKIYNYYKKFGYKTIVMGASFRNTGEIKALAGCDFLTISPKLLGELLKDSTKLAPVLSAKAAQASNLEKIHLDEKAFRWLHNEDQMAVEKLSDGIRKFAADAVKLERMLTERMFSAENGK